The Mycolicibacterium hassiacum DSM 44199 genome includes a window with the following:
- a CDS encoding SixA phosphatase family protein — translation MARTLLLLRHAKSDYPAGVADHDRPLATRGRREAGLAGDWLRARPDAVDAVLCSTAARTRQTLERTGIDAPARFLDALYDATPGAVIDEINRVPTRFDSEIRTLLVIGHEPAMSSVALGLADHTRSDTAAIERIAMKFPTSAIAELHTDLAWDELALGGAVLVDFHVPR, via the coding sequence GTGGCTCGCACGCTGCTGCTGCTCCGGCACGCCAAATCGGACTACCCGGCGGGGGTTGCCGATCATGATCGGCCGCTCGCGACCCGCGGCCGGCGCGAGGCCGGGCTGGCCGGTGACTGGCTGCGGGCCCGCCCCGACGCGGTCGACGCGGTGCTGTGCTCGACCGCGGCACGGACCCGTCAGACCCTGGAGCGCACCGGTATCGACGCCCCGGCGCGGTTCCTCGACGCGCTCTACGACGCCACCCCGGGAGCGGTGATCGACGAGATCAACCGGGTTCCCACCCGTTTCGACTCCGAGATCCGGACGCTGCTGGTGATCGGCCACGAACCGGCGATGTCGTCGGTGGCACTGGGGTTGGCCGACCACACACGCAGCGACACCGCCGCGATCGAACGGATCGCGATGAAGTTCCCGACCTCGGCGATCGCCGAGCTGCACACCGACCTGGCGTGGGACGAGCTCGCGCTCGGCGGCGCCGTGCTGGTGGACTTCCACGTGCCCCGGTGA
- a CDS encoding DUF3558 domain-containing protein, with translation MRTGLLRCAAAVAVALLAALAFTGCARTVEGTATMATAGGVPRNNNAERQYPNLQKECEVLSEDLIAETVDADPLDIQSTFVGAVCRWQAANPRGLVDITRFWFEQGSLDNEREVAGQLGYQVESRRVAGIDSIVMRPDDPNGSCGVASDAAGVVGWWVNPQSPGQDACGMALKLMELTLATRA, from the coding sequence ATGAGAACAGGACTTCTGCGTTGCGCCGCCGCGGTGGCGGTCGCCCTGCTCGCGGCACTGGCGTTCACCGGGTGCGCCCGCACGGTGGAAGGCACCGCCACCATGGCGACGGCGGGCGGGGTGCCCCGCAACAACAATGCGGAGCGGCAGTACCCGAACCTGCAGAAGGAATGCGAGGTGCTGTCCGAGGATCTCATCGCCGAGACCGTGGACGCCGATCCGCTAGACATCCAGAGCACCTTCGTCGGCGCGGTGTGCCGCTGGCAGGCCGCCAATCCGCGCGGCCTGGTCGACATCACCCGGTTCTGGTTCGAGCAGGGCAGCCTCGACAACGAGCGCGAGGTGGCCGGCCAGTTGGGCTATCAGGTGGAGAGCCGCCGGGTGGCCGGCATCGATTCGATCGTCATGCGCCCCGACGATCCCAACGGTTCGTGCGGGGTGGCCAGTGACGCTGCCGGTGTGGTGGGCTGGTGGGTCAACCCGCAGAGTCCCGGGCAGGACGCCTGCGGCATGGCGCTCAAACTCATGGAGCTGACGCTGGCCACCCGCGCCTGA
- a CDS encoding DUF3558 domain-containing protein: MHGVTPRTRATGGRSRRVKAPAVLAAALLPVLAACARGPEPAGPEVPVTDEPQRAATHGPFFPECGGVSDQEVMALTRVPGLVNTAKTSVGCQWLAGGSIVGPHFSFTWFRGSPIGRERKTEEYSRTSVEDITIEGHDGFIAIAEDPRMGVYLCEIGIQFDDDFIEWSVSYASPPLPADACEVAKELTRQSIVNAK; this comes from the coding sequence GTGCATGGCGTGACACCCAGGACGCGCGCAACCGGTGGACGGAGCCGGAGAGTCAAAGCGCCGGCGGTGCTGGCGGCAGCCCTGCTCCCGGTGCTGGCGGCATGCGCCCGGGGCCCCGAGCCGGCGGGTCCGGAGGTGCCCGTGACCGACGAACCCCAACGGGCCGCGACCCACGGCCCGTTCTTCCCCGAGTGCGGTGGTGTCAGCGACCAGGAGGTGATGGCCCTGACCAGAGTGCCCGGGCTGGTCAACACCGCCAAGACCTCGGTCGGCTGCCAGTGGCTGGCCGGCGGCAGCATCGTCGGGCCGCATTTCTCGTTCACCTGGTTCCGTGGCAGCCCGATCGGGCGGGAACGCAAGACCGAGGAGTACTCCCGCACCAGCGTGGAGGACATCACCATCGAAGGACACGATGGGTTCATCGCGATCGCCGAGGACCCGCGGATGGGTGTCTATCTGTGCGAGATCGGTATCCAGTTCGACGACGACTTCATCGAGTGGTCGGTGAGCTACGCGTCGCCACCCCTGCCGGCGGATGCGTGCGAGGTCGCCAAGGAACTCACCCGCCAGTCGATTGTGAACGCGAAATGA
- a CDS encoding ABC transporter ATP-binding protein, translated as MLFALLRQYARPYRGLLATVAVAQVISTLASLYLPTVNAAIIDEGVAPGNLRRIVELGVVMLAVTGLQVVCAVAAVYFGSRAGAGFGRDLRWAIFRHVTGFSAQETARFGAASLLTRTTNDVQQIQLLVQLTCTMLITAPIMMVGGVVMALHQDAGLSWLLLVSVPVLALTNYLITARLLPMFRRMQRLIDNINRVMREQLGGIRVIRAFAREPFERTRFAEANHALADTALAAGRRQALMLPTTTLVINLSSVALIWFGGLRIDAGQMQVGSLIAFLAYFMQILMSVLMATFMLVLIPRAAVCAERITEVLQTRPGITAPPAPTRVARIGGQVDLEHATFSYPRAERPVLQDISFSARPGTTTAIVGPTGCGKSTLLALICRLYDVTDGSVRIDGVDVRDFDPEQLWSVIGLVPQRGYLFSGTVADNLRYGKADATEDEMWAALRVAAADDFVRAHPDGLAMRVAQGGANFSGGQRQRLAIARAVIRDPAIYLFDDAFSALDVHTDARIRAALRERAADATVIVVSQRISTVAQADQILVVEDGRVVGAGTHSALLASCPQYAQFADSQAVGAGAGGGR; from the coding sequence ATGTTGTTCGCGCTGCTGCGGCAGTACGCGCGGCCGTATCGCGGGCTGCTCGCCACCGTCGCGGTGGCACAGGTGATCAGCACGCTGGCGTCGCTGTACCTGCCCACGGTCAACGCGGCGATCATCGACGAGGGAGTCGCACCGGGCAACCTGCGCCGGATCGTGGAGCTGGGCGTCGTCATGCTGGCGGTCACCGGACTGCAGGTGGTGTGCGCGGTGGCGGCGGTGTACTTCGGGTCCCGGGCCGGCGCGGGCTTCGGCCGCGATCTGCGCTGGGCGATCTTCCGGCACGTGACCGGCTTCTCCGCTCAGGAGACCGCGCGGTTCGGCGCCGCGTCCCTGCTCACCCGCACCACCAACGACGTGCAACAGATCCAGCTGCTGGTGCAGTTGACCTGCACCATGCTGATCACCGCCCCGATCATGATGGTCGGCGGCGTGGTGATGGCGCTGCATCAGGACGCCGGGCTGTCGTGGCTGCTGCTGGTGAGCGTGCCGGTGCTGGCGCTGACCAACTACCTGATCACCGCTCGCCTGCTGCCCATGTTCCGGCGCATGCAACGGTTGATCGACAACATCAACCGGGTCATGCGCGAACAGCTCGGCGGGATCCGGGTGATCCGCGCGTTCGCCCGCGAACCGTTCGAACGGACCCGCTTCGCCGAGGCCAACCACGCCCTGGCCGACACCGCGCTCGCCGCGGGACGGCGGCAGGCGCTGATGCTGCCCACCACCACGCTGGTGATCAACCTGTCCAGCGTGGCGCTGATCTGGTTCGGCGGGTTGCGGATCGACGCCGGGCAGATGCAGGTCGGATCGCTGATCGCGTTCCTGGCCTACTTCATGCAGATCCTGATGTCGGTGCTGATGGCCACGTTCATGCTCGTCCTGATCCCGCGGGCGGCGGTGTGCGCCGAGCGCATCACCGAGGTGTTGCAGACCCGGCCGGGCATCACCGCGCCCCCGGCGCCCACCCGGGTCGCCCGCATCGGCGGGCAGGTCGACCTGGAGCACGCGACATTCAGTTATCCTAGAGCCGAACGCCCTGTCCTGCAGGATATTTCGTTTTCAGCCCGGCCGGGGACGACGACGGCGATCGTCGGCCCGACGGGGTGCGGCAAATCCACGCTGCTGGCACTGATCTGTCGGCTCTACGACGTGACGGACGGTTCGGTGCGCATCGACGGGGTGGACGTCCGCGACTTCGACCCCGAACAGCTGTGGTCGGTGATCGGCCTGGTGCCCCAACGCGGTTACCTGTTCTCCGGCACCGTCGCCGATAACCTGCGCTACGGCAAGGCCGATGCCACCGAGGACGAGATGTGGGCGGCGTTGCGGGTGGCCGCGGCCGACGACTTCGTGCGGGCGCATCCGGACGGGTTGGCGATGCGCGTGGCGCAGGGCGGGGCCAACTTCTCCGGCGGCCAGCGCCAGCGGTTGGCGATCGCACGGGCGGTGATCCGCGACCCGGCGATCTACCTGTTCGACGACGCGTTCTCCGCGCTCGATGTGCACACCGACGCACGGATCCGCGCCGCGCTGCGGGAACGGGCCGCTGATGCGACGGTGATCGTTGTCTCCCAACGCATTTCCACGGTGGCGCAGGCGGACCAGATCCTGGTGGTCGAGGACGGCCGCGTCGTCGGCGCCGGAACGCACAGTGCGCTGCTGGCCAGTTGCCCGCAGTACGCCCAGTTCGCCGACTCGCAGGCGGTGGGCGCCGGCGCGGGAGGCGGGCGATGA
- a CDS encoding ABC transporter ATP-binding protein, translated as MTPPARPIRGVIQAPTERTRDFAGSALRLLRRLAPQRALVVAVLLLGIGGIVIGVIGPRILGHATDLLFNGVIGRQLPAGTTKAEAIAAARARGDDTFADMLSGMDVVPGQGIDFAAVGRTLLLALALYLLAALMVWLQARLLNVAVQRTMVQLRSDVETKVHRLPLSYFDSRQRGEVLSRVTNDVDNIATSLSMTVSQLLTSVLTVGSVLVAMLTISPLLTLLTVVTVPASLWATRAIARRSQRLFVAQWANTGRLNAHIEETYSGFTIVKTFGHREHALRQFREHNDAVYAAGSGAQFFSGLVSPATVFIGNLGYVAVAVVGGIQVATGQISLGSIQAFIQYVRQFNQPLTQVAGMYNSLQSGIASAERVFDLLDAEEESPDPGPALPPGPPGRPPRVEFRNVTFGYRPGVPVIDDVSLVAEPGSTVAIVGPTGAGKTTLVNLLMRFYDVDSGQILIDGVDISTVSRESVRSRIGMVLQDTWLLGGTIYDNIAYGRPDATEDEVVVAARAAYVDRFVHSLPNGYQTRISDDGANLSAGEKQLITIARAVLAQPRILVLDEATSSVDTRTELLIAQAMAELRRDRTSFIIAHRLSTIRDADLIVVLDSGRIVERGSHAELLAKRGAYWSMTRA; from the coding sequence ATGACGCCACCGGCCCGCCCGATCCGCGGTGTGATACAGGCTCCCACCGAGCGGACACGCGACTTCGCCGGTTCGGCCCTGCGACTGCTCCGCCGACTGGCACCGCAGCGGGCCCTGGTGGTCGCGGTGCTGCTGCTCGGCATCGGCGGGATCGTGATCGGCGTGATCGGTCCCCGCATCCTGGGTCACGCGACGGACCTGCTGTTCAACGGAGTCATCGGCCGTCAGCTCCCCGCCGGGACGACCAAGGCCGAAGCGATCGCCGCGGCGCGGGCCCGCGGCGACGACACCTTCGCCGACATGCTGTCCGGCATGGACGTGGTGCCCGGGCAGGGCATCGACTTCGCCGCGGTGGGCCGCACGCTGCTGCTCGCGCTCGCGCTGTATCTGCTGGCCGCGCTGATGGTCTGGCTGCAGGCCCGGCTGCTCAATGTGGCGGTGCAGCGCACAATGGTGCAGCTGCGCTCCGACGTCGAGACGAAGGTACACCGTCTTCCGTTGTCCTACTTCGACTCCCGGCAGCGCGGCGAGGTGCTGTCCCGGGTCACCAACGACGTCGACAACATCGCGACATCGTTGTCGATGACGGTCAGCCAGTTGCTCACCTCGGTGCTGACGGTGGGCTCGGTGCTGGTGGCGATGCTGACGATCTCCCCGCTGCTGACGCTGCTCACGGTGGTCACGGTGCCGGCATCGCTGTGGGCCACCCGGGCGATCGCGCGTCGATCCCAGCGGCTGTTCGTGGCGCAGTGGGCCAACACCGGCCGCCTCAACGCCCACATCGAGGAGACCTACAGCGGTTTCACGATCGTCAAGACGTTCGGGCACCGCGAGCACGCGCTGCGGCAGTTCCGCGAGCACAACGACGCGGTGTATGCGGCCGGCTCCGGCGCACAGTTCTTCTCCGGCCTGGTCTCGCCGGCGACGGTGTTCATCGGCAACCTAGGCTATGTCGCGGTGGCGGTGGTGGGCGGCATCCAGGTCGCCACCGGTCAGATCTCCCTCGGCAGCATTCAGGCGTTCATCCAGTACGTCCGCCAGTTCAATCAGCCGCTCACCCAGGTAGCGGGCATGTACAACTCGCTGCAATCCGGGATCGCCAGCGCCGAGCGGGTTTTCGACCTGCTCGACGCCGAGGAGGAGTCGCCCGACCCCGGGCCGGCGCTGCCGCCGGGGCCCCCCGGCCGCCCGCCCCGCGTCGAGTTCCGCAATGTCACGTTCGGCTATCGGCCGGGCGTGCCGGTGATCGACGACGTGTCGCTGGTGGCCGAGCCGGGCAGCACGGTCGCGATCGTCGGACCCACCGGGGCCGGCAAGACCACACTGGTGAACCTCCTGATGCGGTTCTACGACGTCGATTCCGGGCAGATCCTGATCGACGGGGTGGACATCTCGACGGTCAGCCGGGAGTCGGTGCGATCGCGCATCGGCATGGTGCTGCAGGACACCTGGCTGCTGGGCGGCACCATCTACGACAACATCGCCTACGGTCGGCCGGACGCCACCGAGGACGAGGTCGTCGTGGCCGCCCGAGCCGCCTACGTGGACCGGTTCGTGCACTCGCTCCCGAACGGCTACCAGACCCGCATCAGCGACGACGGCGCCAACCTCAGCGCCGGGGAGAAGCAGTTGATCACCATCGCGCGGGCGGTGCTGGCCCAGCCCCGCATCCTGGTGCTCGACGAGGCCACCAGTTCCGTCGATACCCGAACCGAGTTGCTCATCGCGCAGGCGATGGCCGAGCTGCGCCGCGACCGGACGAGTTTCATCATCGCGCACCGGCTTTCGACGATCCGCGATGCCGACCTCATCGTCGTGCTGGACTCCGGCCGGATCGTCGAGCGGGGCAGCCACGCGGAGCTGTTGGCCAAGCGCGGCGCGTACTGGTCGATGACCCGGGCCTGA
- a CDS encoding IS481 family transposase: MVHANASLTPRGRLRLAQAVVDQGWSLRRAAERFQCSVATAKKWADRYRDGGEAAMVDRPSRPHRSPLRLPKRRERRIVNLRFTRRWGPHRIAAHLRLARSTVEAVLRRYRMPLLRHLDQNTGLPVRRPKPRRYEHPAPGDLVHVDVKKLGRIPDGGGHRKLGRQAGRRNRCGMGYTFLHHAVDDHSRLAYSEDLADERKETAAGFWKRASAFFADHGITVKRVLTDNGSCYRSKNFAEALGPDIAHKRTRPYRPQTNGKVERFNRTLTTEWAYAQTYRSEAERAGTYQHWLHHYNHHRPHTGIGGMTPIDRLRVHNLPVKNT, from the coding sequence ATGGTCCACGCTAATGCTTCGTTGACTCCTCGTGGGCGGTTGCGGCTTGCGCAGGCTGTTGTTGATCAGGGCTGGAGTTTGCGGCGCGCTGCTGAGCGGTTCCAATGTTCGGTGGCCACAGCCAAGAAATGGGCCGACCGTTATCGCGACGGTGGCGAAGCAGCGATGGTAGACCGGCCCAGCCGGCCGCATCGCAGTCCGTTGCGGTTGCCGAAACGACGTGAGCGGCGCATCGTCAACCTGCGCTTCACCCGGCGGTGGGGCCCACATCGTATCGCCGCCCATTTGCGGTTGGCGCGGTCAACGGTAGAAGCGGTGTTACGCCGCTACCGCATGCCATTGCTGCGGCACCTGGACCAGAACACCGGGTTGCCGGTACGCCGGCCCAAACCCCGCCGCTATGAGCACCCGGCTCCCGGCGACTTGGTCCATGTCGACGTCAAGAAACTGGGCCGCATCCCCGACGGGGGCGGCCATCGCAAGCTGGGTCGCCAAGCCGGCCGGCGCAACCGCTGCGGCATGGGATACACGTTCTTGCACCACGCCGTTGATGACCACTCCCGGCTGGCGTATTCCGAGGACCTCGCCGACGAACGCAAAGAAACCGCCGCGGGGTTCTGGAAACGCGCCAGCGCGTTCTTCGCCGACCATGGCATTACCGTCAAGCGGGTGTTGACCGACAATGGATCCTGTTACCGGTCAAAGAATTTCGCTGAAGCGCTCGGCCCCGACATCGCCCACAAGAGGACCCGGCCCTACCGGCCGCAGACCAACGGCAAAGTCGAGCGATTCAACCGCACCCTGACCACTGAATGGGCCTATGCGCAGACCTACCGCTCTGAGGCCGAACGCGCCGGAACCTACCAGCACTGGCTGCATCACTACAATCACCACCGACCCCACACCGGCATCGGCGGAATGACACCTATCGACCGCCTACGCGTTCACAACCTACCCGTGAAGAACACCTAG
- a CDS encoding AIM24 family protein, whose amino-acid sequence MTDPNAPSWRPDPEGRYDYRWWDGQQWTEHVSHQGQMLQAPLGGGGPQPPQTGDQTPDSGAAQPQGGAHAQAAGGPPFTHAGEAAQVQTGAPQQPQAGEPAPGQHAHGAQPAFGGQYPPHQQAVAVAAPGAGHGFAGITGDLIDGRFSEKEARAIGNQNSKMLRVRLGEPFLARQGSMVAYQGNVDFSFEGGGASRFIKKALTGEGLPLMRVAGQGDVFLADRAYDVHLLHLTNSALSVSGKNVLAFASSLDWNIERVKGGSIAAGGLFNTTLRGTGWVALTTDGPPVVLNAAEAPTFADTNAVVAWSANLQTQLKMSFKAGALIGRGSGEAIQVSFYGQGFVIVQPSEGYPQAAAT is encoded by the coding sequence ATGACCGATCCGAATGCCCCCAGCTGGCGCCCCGATCCGGAGGGCCGCTACGACTACCGCTGGTGGGACGGCCAGCAGTGGACCGAACATGTGTCCCATCAGGGGCAGATGCTGCAGGCACCGCTCGGCGGCGGGGGTCCCCAGCCACCCCAGACAGGCGATCAGACGCCGGACTCGGGTGCGGCCCAACCGCAGGGCGGTGCTCACGCGCAGGCCGCCGGCGGCCCGCCGTTCACGCACGCCGGCGAAGCCGCGCAGGTGCAAACGGGCGCACCGCAGCAGCCACAGGCCGGCGAGCCTGCGCCGGGACAACACGCCCACGGTGCCCAACCGGCCTTCGGCGGCCAGTACCCGCCACACCAGCAGGCCGTCGCGGTGGCGGCGCCGGGTGCCGGTCACGGCTTCGCCGGGATCACCGGTGACCTGATCGACGGCCGGTTCAGCGAGAAGGAAGCCAGGGCGATCGGCAACCAGAACTCCAAGATGCTGCGGGTGCGGCTCGGTGAACCGTTCCTGGCGCGTCAGGGTTCGATGGTGGCCTACCAGGGCAACGTCGACTTCTCCTTCGAGGGCGGCGGGGCGTCCCGGTTCATCAAGAAAGCGCTCACCGGCGAGGGGTTGCCGCTGATGCGGGTGGCCGGACAGGGCGACGTGTTTCTCGCCGACCGCGCCTACGACGTTCACCTGCTGCACCTGACCAACTCCGCGTTGTCGGTGAGCGGCAAGAACGTGCTGGCCTTCGCGTCGAGCCTGGACTGGAACATCGAGCGGGTCAAAGGAGGCAGCATCGCGGCGGGCGGGCTGTTCAACACCACGCTGCGCGGCACCGGCTGGGTGGCGCTGACCACCGACGGGCCGCCGGTGGTGCTCAACGCCGCCGAGGCGCCGACGTTCGCCGATACCAACGCGGTGGTGGCCTGGTCGGCGAACCTGCAGACCCAGCTGAAGATGAGCTTCAAGGCGGGCGCGCTGATCGGCCGCGGTTCGGGTGAGGCGATCCAGGTCTCGTTCTACGGTCAGGGGTTCGTGATCGTGCAGCCCTCCGAGGGGTACCCGCAGGCCGCCGCGACCTGA
- the dtd gene encoding D-aminoacyl-tRNA deacylase, with product MRVLVQRVTSAAVRVDGEVVGKIEPSGQGLLALVGITHDDDVDKARRMAEKLWQLRILDDEKSAGDVGAPVLVVSQFTLYANTVKGRRPSWNAAAPRSMAEPLVNAFADALRALGAQVETGVFGAHMQVELVNDGPVTVLLEL from the coding sequence ATGCGGGTTCTGGTGCAACGGGTGACATCAGCTGCCGTACGTGTCGACGGCGAAGTGGTCGGCAAGATCGAACCGTCCGGCCAGGGGCTGCTCGCACTGGTCGGCATCACCCACGACGACGACGTCGACAAGGCGCGTCGCATGGCTGAAAAACTCTGGCAGTTGAGGATTCTCGACGACGAGAAATCCGCCGGCGACGTCGGCGCGCCGGTGCTGGTGGTCAGCCAGTTCACGCTCTACGCCAACACCGTCAAGGGACGCCGCCCGTCCTGGAACGCCGCCGCCCCGCGATCGATGGCCGAACCGCTGGTAAACGCGTTCGCCGACGCGCTGCGCGCGCTCGGGGCCCAGGTCGAGACCGGCGTGTTCGGCGCGCACATGCAGGTCGAGCTGGTCAACGACGGACCGGTGACGGTGCTGCTCGAGTTGTGA
- a CDS encoding class I SAM-dependent methyltransferase: MKLNHIERAAMNNPIRAAHQHHREAAWFRRLARGDLSGRHVLEVGCGRGVGSKVILDRLGASRVTAFDLDESMVELARRRLHGRPVTLSVGDVCEIEQPSASVDAVVDFGIIHHVPDWQQAVREIARVLKPGGLLLFEELPAHVLDTWVFRTFTVHPRDNRFEAPDFAAELARHGLHGTGTIERRLGGMVFVGAARKV, from the coding sequence ATGAAGCTCAACCACATCGAGCGCGCGGCGATGAACAACCCGATACGCGCCGCGCACCAACATCACCGGGAGGCGGCGTGGTTCCGCCGGCTCGCCCGCGGCGACCTGTCCGGCCGGCACGTACTCGAGGTGGGCTGCGGCCGCGGAGTCGGCTCGAAGGTGATCCTCGACCGGCTCGGCGCCTCCCGGGTGACGGCCTTCGACCTCGATGAGTCCATGGTGGAACTGGCGCGCCGCCGGCTGCACGGCCGACCGGTGACGCTGTCGGTCGGTGACGTCTGCGAGATCGAACAACCGTCCGCGTCGGTGGACGCCGTCGTCGACTTCGGGATCATCCACCACGTTCCCGACTGGCAACAGGCCGTCCGCGAGATCGCCCGGGTGCTCAAGCCCGGCGGACTGCTGTTGTTCGAGGAGTTGCCGGCCCACGTGCTCGACACCTGGGTGTTCCGCACGTTCACCGTCCACCCCCGGGACAACCGGTTCGAGGCGCCCGACTTCGCCGCCGAACTGGCCCGGCACGGCCTGCACGGCACCGGCACCATCGAGCGCCGGCTCGGCGGGATGGTGTTCGTCGGCGCTGCCCGGAAGGTGTGA
- a CDS encoding heavy-metal-associated domain-containing protein codes for MTTTVKVTGMTCGHCAASVREEIGAIPGVTTVDVDLATGTVTIDSTRDLDPAAIERAVREAGYRLAN; via the coding sequence ATGACGACCACGGTGAAAGTGACGGGCATGACCTGCGGGCATTGCGCCGCGTCGGTGCGCGAGGAGATCGGCGCGATTCCCGGCGTGACCACCGTAGACGTCGACCTCGCCACCGGGACGGTCACCATCGACAGCACCCGCGACCTCGACCCCGCCGCGATCGAGCGGGCGGTCCGGGAAGCCGGCTACCGGTTGGCGAACTGA